One genomic segment of Rutidosis leptorrhynchoides isolate AG116_Rl617_1_P2 unplaced genomic scaffold, CSIRO_AGI_Rlap_v1 contig362, whole genome shotgun sequence includes these proteins:
- the LOC139883162 gene encoding uncharacterized protein, whose protein sequence is MIKSLGGHQCILAATDYFSKWAEAISRKEVKKETIIDFLKMHIIHRYGVPRSITTDNGKNFSNKALDRFCMEFGFRRHKSTIKLPTLLRRLGMKSWVKPYGLTARHIERQGVYGTEVVLPLEQQIPSLRVALQEGQTEEESHKLRLQELEALDKKRLDAQQCLECYQDRIAKSFNKKIHQRSFQVGDLVLAVRRPINITMKMGDKFTTKWDGPYVVQEVIALVLAKSLAKIVFELVR, encoded by the exons ATGATCAAGTCGTTAGGTGGACATCAGTGCATATTAGCAGCGACTGACTACTTCTCTAAGTGGGCGGAAGCAATTTCGCGTAAGGAGGTGAAGAAGGAGACCATCATTGACTTTCTTAAGATGCATATAATACATCGCTATGGGGTTCCTCGATCCATCACGACTGATAATGGAAAGAACTTTAGCAATAAGGCACTGGATAGATTTTGCATGGAATTTGGCTTTCGGCGACATAAGTCCACGAT AAAATTGCCAACTCTTCTAAGAAGACTTGGCATGAAAAGTTGGGTGAAGCCATATGGGCTTACCGCACGACATATTGAACGCCAAGGCGTCTACGGTACTGAAGTCGTCTTGCCTCTAGAACAACAGATACCCTCGCTTAGAGTCGCTTTACAGGAAGGACAAACCGAGGAGGAGAGCCACAAGTTGAGGCTCCAAGAGCTGGAAGCACTAGACAAAAAAAGGCTAGATGCACAACAATGTTTAGAATGTTATCAAGATAGAATTGCAAAATCTTTCAATAAGAAGATTCATCAGCGGTCTTTTCAAGTTGGAGATCTAGTTCTTGCAGTTAGAAGGCCTATCAACATCACTATGAAGATGGGAGACAAATTTACAACAAAGTGGGATGGGCCTTACGTCGTCCAAGAGGTCATAGCATTGGTGCTTGCAAAATCATTGGCGA